One Burkholderia vietnamiensis LMG 10929 genomic window, TCGCCGACGCGATCATCGCGACGTGATCGACGCCGCGTACTTCTCGCCGGCGACGGTGCCGCAGGGTTTCGAGCCGGAGCTGCGCCTGTTCCCCGGCGAGCCGGCGCCCGCCTATCCGCCGGTCGTGGTCCACCACAAGTTCATCGTGATCGATGCGGAAGGCGCGAACCCGGTCGTGTACACGGGCTCGGCGAACATGAGCCGCAATTCCGAGCAGTACAACGACGAAAACCTGCTCGAGATTCGCGACGCGCGGATCGCGGCGATCTATCTCGCGGAATTCCTGCGGCTCTACGAGCACTATCGCGCACGCGCGCTGTCGATCGACACGAAACGGCGTGGCGGCGGCGCGCAGCGGCGGCTTGCACTGGCGCCCGACGCGAGCTGGGCGCAGAAGTACTTCGTGGCGGGAAGCCCGGAACAGAAGGCGCGGATCGCGCTGGCGTCGGTCGCGCCGACGGACTGACGCGCTACGTCGCGAACCCGCCGCGGGTCATTCGGCGGCACGCGGCGCCGCGCTCGTTGCGGGAGGGGAAGTGCGTGCGATTGCGCGCACGAGGCGCCCGCGGCACGTGGCTCGCGGACGCGTTCGCGCGGTGTCAGGCGGCGACGTAGCGCAGCACGGAGTCGGCGATCGTCTCGCGATGCCGCACGCGCAGCCGCGGTGCCGACGGATCGCGGCCGAACGCGGCGCCGAACGTGTAGCGGTTCGACACGCGGTGAAAGCAGAACGAGCTGATCAGCAGATGCAGGTCGAACGCGTCGATGTCCTGGCGGAACGCGCCGCTCGCCGCGCCGCGCTCGAGCAGTTGCTCGAGCGTCTTGATGATGCTGACGTTGCGGCTCTTGAACGATTTGAGCTGTTCGAGATACTTCGCGCCGTGGATGTTCTCGATCGACACGAGGCGCACGAAGTCGCGATGCTTGTCGTGATAGTCGAACGTGAATTCGACGAGCCGGCGCAGGCCTTCGCGCGGCTCCATGTCGCCGACGTGCAGTTCCTGCTCGAGCGCGCGGATGTCGCCGTATACCTTTTCGAGCACGGCCTCGTACAGGCCTTCCTTGCTGTCGAAGTAGTAGTAGAGCATCCGCTTCGTCGTGTTGGTGCGCTCGGCGATTGCGTCGACGCGCGCACCGGCGAGGCCCATCGCGGAGAATTCCTGCGTGGCGACGTCGAGGATGTTGCGTTTGGTCTGCTCGGGATCGTATTTGCGCCGCGCTTCGGTCGCAAGCGCTCGGCTTTCGGACGTGGCGGTCTTGCTTCCAGCTTTCATGTGATTTGTTTTGGGTTCGCGGCGGCGGGAAAAAATCATTCTAGCATGCAGCAAATGGCCGCCACGCCGATCTTCCGCTCTAATCGGCCGCGCGCTTTCGGCCGCGCGGCGGCCGTTCAGCGCCGCCGCGACGCGAGCGC contains:
- a CDS encoding TetR family transcriptional regulator, whose translation is MKAGSKTATSESRALATEARRKYDPEQTKRNILDVATQEFSAMGLAGARVDAIAERTNTTKRMLYYYFDSKEGLYEAVLEKVYGDIRALEQELHVGDMEPREGLRRLVEFTFDYHDKHRDFVRLVSIENIHGAKYLEQLKSFKSRNVSIIKTLEQLLERGAASGAFRQDIDAFDLHLLISSFCFHRVSNRYTFGAAFGRDPSAPRLRVRHRETIADSVLRYVAA